The following proteins come from a genomic window of Iamia sp. SCSIO 61187:
- a CDS encoding MerR family transcriptional regulator, whose protein sequence is MDDLLTIGEVAARAGVATSAVRYYERRGLLAPDARVSGQRRYRTATLRRLVFIGMLQDAGLSLDEIAGVIGAADIDEWKAIARRRLTVLDEEIARLQHARSYLHGTLGCPHDHPMTECETMGAEITRRLRTPA, encoded by the coding sequence ATGGACGATCTCCTGACCATCGGCGAGGTCGCGGCCCGGGCCGGGGTGGCCACCTCCGCCGTCCGCTACTACGAACGGCGGGGCCTGCTCGCGCCCGACGCCCGGGTCTCGGGCCAGCGTCGCTACCGCACCGCGACCCTCCGCCGGCTGGTGTTCATCGGGATGCTCCAGGACGCAGGGTTGTCGCTCGACGAGATCGCCGGGGTGATCGGGGCGGCCGACATCGACGAGTGGAAGGCGATCGCCCGGCGGCGGCTCACGGTGCTCGACGAGGAGATCGCCCGCCTCCAGCACGCCCGCAGCTACCTGCACGGCACCCTCGGCTGCCCGCATGACCACCCGATGACCGAGTGCGAGACGATGGGCGCGGAGATCACCCGACGCCTCCGGACCCCGGCCTGA
- a CDS encoding CapA family protein, whose product MAEVTYPRGTARHHAPRVGLALALLLGACGAEAGTDAAPPPPSSTTPVVAVDDGDPATPEPPTPPPTTGPTTAPPTTAPPPEVVRTLAFGGDLLTHMPLVAEAQRDGAAAGAPYDFGPMLAPLAPIVGGADLALCHLEVPLVGDGQQVTGYPSFHAPRELAGAVAGAGYDGCSTASNHSLDGGRPAIDATLGTFDALGLGHVGTARSPEEDVAPRLYSLDGVVVAHLSYAYGFNGYQPPADAPWIVDALDPAVVARDAAAARAAGAQLVVVSVHWGTEYQHEPDAYQRDMAAAVTAIAEVDLVVGHHAHVVQPIERVGDTWVVFGLGNQLSNQSQDVRRDGLTVVVTVAGPAGGPLAVRTIEAVPTFVDLGTYEVLPTAATLARPDLDPGLRAALEASQARTMGVVNRSGAGIALRP is encoded by the coding sequence GTGGCGGAGGTCACCTACCCTCGGGGCACGGCACGACACCACGCCCCGCGGGTCGGACTGGCCCTGGCCCTCCTCCTCGGCGCCTGCGGGGCCGAGGCGGGGACCGACGCCGCACCCCCACCCCCCTCGTCGACCACGCCCGTGGTGGCGGTCGACGACGGCGACCCGGCCACCCCCGAGCCGCCGACGCCCCCGCCCACCACCGGGCCGACCACGGCCCCGCCCACCACCGCCCCGCCCCCGGAGGTCGTCCGCACCCTCGCCTTCGGCGGCGACCTCCTGACGCACATGCCGCTCGTGGCCGAGGCCCAGCGCGACGGCGCCGCCGCCGGGGCGCCCTACGACTTCGGGCCCATGCTCGCCCCGCTGGCGCCGATCGTCGGCGGCGCCGACCTGGCCCTGTGCCACCTGGAGGTGCCGCTGGTGGGCGACGGCCAGCAGGTCACCGGCTACCCGTCGTTCCACGCCCCGCGAGAGCTCGCCGGGGCCGTCGCCGGCGCCGGCTACGACGGCTGCTCGACGGCGTCGAACCACAGCCTCGACGGAGGGCGGCCGGCCATCGACGCGACCCTGGGCACCTTCGACGCCCTCGGCCTGGGCCACGTCGGCACGGCCCGGTCCCCCGAGGAGGACGTGGCGCCCCGCCTCTACTCCCTCGACGGCGTGGTCGTCGCCCACCTCTCCTACGCCTACGGCTTCAACGGCTACCAGCCACCGGCCGACGCCCCGTGGATCGTCGACGCCCTCGACCCCGCCGTGGTGGCCCGGGATGCGGCCGCGGCCCGGGCCGCCGGGGCGCAGCTCGTCGTCGTCAGCGTCCACTGGGGCACCGAGTACCAGCACGAACCGGACGCCTACCAGCGCGACATGGCCGCCGCCGTCACCGCCATCGCCGAGGTCGACCTGGTGGTCGGCCACCACGCCCACGTCGTCCAGCCCATCGAGCGGGTCGGCGACACCTGGGTCGTCTTCGGCCTCGGCAACCAGCTCTCCAACCAGTCCCAGGACGTGCGGCGCGACGGCCTGACCGTCGTGGTCACGGTGGCCGGACCGGCCGGCGGCCCGCTGGCGGTGCGGACGATCGAGGCGGTGCCCACCTTCGTCGACCTCGGCACCTACGAGGTGCTGCCCACCGCCGCGACCCTCGCCCGCCCCGACCTGGACCCCGGGCTGCGCGCCGCGCTCGAGGCCAGCCAGGCCCGCACCATGGGGGTCGTGAACCGCAGCGGCGCCGGCATCGCCCTCCGCCCCTGA
- a CDS encoding class I SAM-dependent methyltransferase → MTEPILAPTDLSVPNHHADHPGFSGISGTVLALVFAVGRGRAARVAADLADVAPGDHVVDVGCGPGTALRIAARRGASGVGVDPAPVMRRVARALTRPGRPIRWAPGVAEDLPVPDGAATVVWSMATVHHWQDVEQGLAEAHRVLAPGGRLLAVERRTVAGAEGRASHGWVPAQAEAFAVACRHAGFTDVAVRTERVRSSDQLVVLATRP, encoded by the coding sequence ATGACCGAGCCCATCCTCGCCCCGACCGACCTCAGCGTCCCCAACCACCACGCCGACCACCCCGGGTTCTCCGGGATCAGCGGAACCGTCCTGGCCCTCGTCTTCGCCGTCGGGCGGGGACGCGCCGCCCGGGTGGCGGCCGACCTGGCCGACGTCGCCCCCGGGGACCACGTCGTCGACGTCGGCTGCGGGCCTGGGACGGCGCTGCGGATCGCCGCCCGACGGGGCGCGTCCGGGGTCGGGGTCGACCCCGCTCCGGTGATGCGACGCGTGGCCCGGGCCCTCACCCGGCCGGGGCGGCCGATCCGATGGGCGCCCGGGGTGGCCGAGGATCTCCCCGTGCCCGACGGGGCGGCCACCGTGGTGTGGTCGATGGCCACCGTGCACCACTGGCAGGACGTCGAGCAGGGCCTGGCCGAGGCCCACCGCGTCCTGGCTCCCGGCGGCCGCCTCCTCGCCGTCGAGCGGCGGACCGTCGCCGGCGCCGAGGGCCGGGCCAGCCACGGCTGGGTCCCGGCCCAGGCCGAGGCCTTCGCCGTCGCCTGCCGCCACGCCGGGTTCACCGACGTCGCGGTGCGCACGGAGCGCGTGCGGTCGAGCGACCAGCTCGTGGTGCTGGCCACCCGGCCCTGA